The Echeneis naucrates chromosome 8, fEcheNa1.1, whole genome shotgun sequence genome has a window encoding:
- the LOC115047685 gene encoding uncharacterized protein LOC115047685, with amino-acid sequence MEVIETIVIQSGEAEGKETVVSSAESDKTKAEFIWTLQATWHLINTRLEMDQAFDQPVCKKKKLWEMVAEKVNTKLRESEVNDVTVKAYECDLKWRNMLATYRKNAERAKRLGAASVHWEFFKAMHEVLGKSREEIEAQRRAKLSGTKVGKAIASKRFTPILPTPPATAAPCPARPPQDILQLYMELQERKMNMWAQQKALEERKIEAINNLAQAIHNLAQKNSTPMSKDAH; translated from the exons ATGGAGGTGATCGAAACGATTGTGATTCAGAGCGGTGAGGCAGAGGGCAAGGAAACGGTGGTGTCCAGCGCGGAGTCCGATAAAACCAAAGCAG AATTTATTTGGACACTGCAGGCTACATGGCACCTCATCAACACCCGGCTGGAGATGGATCAGGCCTTTGACCAGCCAGTttgcaagaaaaagaaactttgggAGATGGTGGCGGAGAAGGTGAACACCAAGCTGAGGGAGTCAGAGGTCAACGACGTCACAGTGAAGGCCTACGAGTGCGACCTCAAGTGGAGGAACATGTTGGCCACCTACAGGAAGAACGCAGAGCGGGCCAAGAGACTGGGGGCAGCCAGCGTCCACTGGGAGTTCTTCAAGGCCATGCACGAGGTCCTGGgcaagagcagagaggagatcgAAGCCCAGCGCAGAGCCAAGCTGAGCGGTACCAAAGTGGGCAAGGCCATAGCCAGCAAGAGGTTCACTCCAATCCTCCCCACGCCTCCTGCGACGGCCGCCCCCTGTCCTGCACGGCCGCCGCAGGACATCCTGCAGCTGTACatggagctgcaggagaggaagatgaacaTGTGGGCCCAGCAGAAAGccctggaggagaggaagataGAGGCCATCAACAACCTGGCCCAGGCCATCCACAACCTGGCTCAGAAGAACAGCACACCGATGTCAAAGGATGCACATTAG
- the LOC115047684 gene encoding uncharacterized protein LOC115047684 gives MDVGEFVVSAGRAVLEAVEREWQPLSAGELEQRLDQAVEEILEAELLAGLKHRPQPAVFLQLLQGGPGLGPRGPNAAACGPAEEAAEALEQLDSVDRTAVKRITDLLQNSKSQARMAGRARLSLPHTVLLSLTLLSERISYRSVSRRFHLEKGNVHRIFFSFCERINSLEEKLIRWPVEDEAADALFPLYSPEKWQDDDGQSLPQVLGVLGQTRIPIRLPIGKHDVESQVPEVRRMKKEAHPDSWLNLELLCNQRGQLLHCRISKGSDTDRGSALRDKLKQQPKLMPPGSFLVARAGYPLTAQILTPYTESLGQREELFNATLEEHFQILDQVVANLKARFQRLRYLDIGNYSRARAVVLTACVLHNVFLDLGQVIQGEVKQEETISREGEEEEEVDEDGKQTRNAISDLLLKSFETARI, from the exons ATGGACGTCGGGGAGTTCGTTGTGTCCGCCGGGAGAGCCGTGCTGGAGGCGGTGGAGCGGGAGTGGCAGCCTCTGTCCGCCGGGGAGCTGGAGCAGCGGCTGGATCAGGCGGTGGAGGAGATCCTGGAGGCCGAGCTGCTGGCCGGCCTCAAACACCGACCTCAGCCGGCCGtgttcctccagctgctgcagggggGGCCCGGTCTGGGGCCCCGGGGGCCCAACGCCGCAGCCTGTGGCCCTGCAGAGGAGGCTGCGGAGGCCCTGGAGCAGCTGGACTCTGTGGACCGGACGGCAGTGAAG CGCATCACAGATCTTCTTCAGAACTCCAAATCTCAGGCTCGGATGGCCGGACGGGCTCGCTTGTCTCTGCCGCACACCGTCCTGCTGTCCCTCACCCTGCTTTCCGAGCGCATCAGCTACCGCTCCGTGTCCCGCCGCTTCCACCTGGAGAAAGGAAACGTCCACAGgatcttcttttccttctgtgaGCGCATCAACTCCCTGGAGGAGAAGCTGATCCGATGGCCCGTCG aGGACGAGGCAGCCGATGCTCTTTTCCCACTTTACAGTCCAGAGAAGTGGCAGGACGATGACGGGCAAAGTCTCCCCCAAGTCCTGGGGGTGTTGGGACAGACCCGGATCCCGATCCGCCTGCCAATAGGAAAGCATGATGTGGAGAGCCAAGTGCCTGaggtgaggaggatgaagaaggagGCCCACCCTGACTCTTGGTTAAACCTCGAGCTTTTGTGCAACCAGAGAGGTCAGTTGCTGCACTGCAGGATCAGTAAAggctcagacacagacagaggcagCGCTCTCAGAGACAAACTCAAACAGCAGCCCAAACTGATGCCTCCTGGATCCTTCCTCGTAGCCAGAGCCGGCTACCCGCTAACTGCACAGATTTTAACTCCATACACGGAGAGTCTTGGACAGAGGGAAGAGCTTTTCAATGCAACGCTGGAGGAGCATTTTCAGATCCTGGATCAGGTTGTGGCCAACCTGAAGGCCAGATTTCAAAGGCTCAGGTATCTGGATATTGGGAACTACAGTCGAGCCAGAGCGGTTGTGTTGACTGCCTGTGTGTTGCACAATGTGTTTCTGGATTTGGGACAAGTGATTCAAGGAGAAGTCAAACAAGAGGAAACCATTTCCcgagagggggaggaggaggaagaggtggatgAGGACGGAAAACAAACTCGCAATGCTATTTCAGATCTCTTGTTGAAAAGCTTTGAGACTGCAAGGatatga
- the LOC115047331 gene encoding elongin-B-like isoform X4, with protein sequence MIRRHKTTIFTDAKESTTVYELKHIVEGILKRPPEDQRLYKDDVLLIDSQTLGNCGFTNQTARPQAPATVGLAFRLGDDSFEQLRIEPFSTPPELPDVMKPQDSGSTANEQAVQ encoded by the exons ATGATCCGACGTCACAAGACGACCATCTTCACTGATGCCAAAGAGTCCACCACAGTCTACGAACTTAAGCACATCGTGGAAGGCATTTTAAAGAGGCCACCTGAAGACCAGAGGCTCTATAAG GATGATGTGTTGCTTATCGACAGTCAAACTCTTGGCAATTGTGGCTTCACAAATCAAACAGCTCGACCTCAGGCTCCAGCCACGGTGGGATTAGCTTTCCGTCTGGGCG ATGATTCATTTGAGCAGCTGAGGATTGAGCCCTTCTCCACTCCTCCAGAGCTCCCTGACGTCATGAAGCCCCAGGACTCGGGCAGCACAGCCAATGAGCAGGCCGTACAGTGA
- the LOC115047331 gene encoding elongin-B-like isoform X1: MKLVVLFLSLNESVSHFHSLLCHLISPQDVFLMIRRHKTTIFTDAKESTTVYELKHIVEGILKRPPEDQRLYKDDVLLIDSQTLGNCGFTNQTARPQAPATVGLAFRLGDDSFEQLRIEPFSTPPELPDVMKPQDSGSTANEQAVQ, encoded by the exons ATGAAGTTggttgttctttttctttccctgaacGAGTCAGTATCTCATTTCCACTCTCTCCTGTGTCACTTGATCTCTCCTCAGGATGTGTTTCTAATGATCCGACGTCACAAGACGACCATCTTCACTGATGCCAAAGAGTCCACCACAGTCTACGAACTTAAGCACATCGTGGAAGGCATTTTAAAGAGGCCACCTGAAGACCAGAGGCTCTATAAG GATGATGTGTTGCTTATCGACAGTCAAACTCTTGGCAATTGTGGCTTCACAAATCAAACAGCTCGACCTCAGGCTCCAGCCACGGTGGGATTAGCTTTCCGTCTGGGCG ATGATTCATTTGAGCAGCTGAGGATTGAGCCCTTCTCCACTCCTCCAGAGCTCCCTGACGTCATGAAGCCCCAGGACTCGGGCAGCACAGCCAATGAGCAGGCCGTACAGTGA
- the LOC115047331 gene encoding elongin-B-like isoform X3, with protein MDVFLMIRRHKTTIFTDAKESTTVYELKHIVEGILKRPPEDQRLYKDDVLLIDSQTLGNCGFTNQTARPQAPATVGLAFRLGDDSFEQLRIEPFSTPPELPDVMKPQDSGSTANEQAVQ; from the exons GATGTGTTTCTAATGATCCGACGTCACAAGACGACCATCTTCACTGATGCCAAAGAGTCCACCACAGTCTACGAACTTAAGCACATCGTGGAAGGCATTTTAAAGAGGCCACCTGAAGACCAGAGGCTCTATAAG GATGATGTGTTGCTTATCGACAGTCAAACTCTTGGCAATTGTGGCTTCACAAATCAAACAGCTCGACCTCAGGCTCCAGCCACGGTGGGATTAGCTTTCCGTCTGGGCG ATGATTCATTTGAGCAGCTGAGGATTGAGCCCTTCTCCACTCCTCCAGAGCTCCCTGACGTCATGAAGCCCCAGGACTCGGGCAGCACAGCCAATGAGCAGGCCGTACAGTGA
- the LOC115047331 gene encoding elongin-B-like isoform X2 — MKLVVLFLSLNESVSHFHSLLCHLISPQDVFLMIRRHKTTIFTDAKESTTVYELKHIVEGILKRPPEDQRLYKDDVLLIDSQTLGNCGFTNQTARPQAPATVGLAFRLDDSFEQLRIEPFSTPPELPDVMKPQDSGSTANEQAVQ, encoded by the exons ATGAAGTTggttgttctttttctttccctgaacGAGTCAGTATCTCATTTCCACTCTCTCCTGTGTCACTTGATCTCTCCTCAGGATGTGTTTCTAATGATCCGACGTCACAAGACGACCATCTTCACTGATGCCAAAGAGTCCACCACAGTCTACGAACTTAAGCACATCGTGGAAGGCATTTTAAAGAGGCCACCTGAAGACCAGAGGCTCTATAAG GATGATGTGTTGCTTATCGACAGTCAAACTCTTGGCAATTGTGGCTTCACAAATCAAACAGCTCGACCTCAGGCTCCAGCCACGGTGGGATTAGCTTTCCGTCTGG ATGATTCATTTGAGCAGCTGAGGATTGAGCCCTTCTCCACTCCTCCAGAGCTCCCTGACGTCATGAAGCCCCAGGACTCGGGCAGCACAGCCAATGAGCAGGCCGTACAGTGA